In a genomic window of Kaistia algarum:
- the yegS gene encoding lipid kinase YegS produces MRLRLILHGKAAGDARVRGAIEAVRGDGHEVEVRVTFEAGDASHFAREAVEDESLDAIIAGGGDGTVNEVFAAAFLANPPPSLSFGVLPLGTANDFAHSTGIPVDDLTAALRLVTTRPAVPIDVGLLNGRPFINLVSGGFGSRVTVETDPDLKRRLGGLAYVVTGVARFAEIGSSRGVFKAENFEWEGSFLALAIGNGRQAGGGIPLCPTALLDDGALDLMILPDVPPEARLDTLSLLLKQGAAAIDTLKVTVRSPWIEYHSDEDLYVNLDGEPIRTRHFRAECRPKALRVHLGATELLSTPTPTG; encoded by the coding sequence ATGCGGTTGAGATTGATCCTGCACGGCAAGGCGGCGGGCGATGCGCGGGTGCGCGGCGCGATCGAGGCCGTGCGCGGCGATGGCCACGAGGTCGAGGTGCGCGTCACCTTTGAAGCGGGCGATGCCAGCCATTTCGCCCGCGAGGCGGTAGAGGATGAGAGCCTCGACGCGATCATTGCCGGCGGAGGCGATGGGACGGTCAACGAGGTGTTCGCGGCGGCGTTCCTGGCCAATCCGCCGCCGAGCCTTTCCTTCGGCGTCCTGCCGCTCGGCACCGCCAATGATTTCGCCCATTCAACCGGAATCCCCGTCGATGACCTGACGGCAGCTCTGCGCCTCGTCACGACACGCCCTGCCGTTCCGATCGACGTCGGCCTGCTGAATGGCCGGCCCTTCATCAATCTTGTCTCGGGCGGCTTCGGCTCGCGCGTCACCGTCGAAACCGATCCGGATCTGAAGCGCCGGCTGGGCGGCCTTGCCTATGTCGTGACCGGCGTTGCCCGGTTCGCCGAGATCGGCTCCAGCCGGGGCGTGTTCAAGGCCGAGAATTTCGAATGGGAAGGCTCGTTCCTGGCGCTCGCCATCGGCAATGGCCGGCAGGCGGGTGGCGGCATCCCCCTCTGCCCGACGGCCCTCCTCGATGACGGCGCGCTCGATCTGATGATTCTGCCCGATGTGCCGCCCGAGGCGCGGCTCGATACGCTCTCGCTCCTGCTGAAGCAGGGCGCGGCCGCGATCGATACGCTGAAAGTCACCGTCCGCAGTCCGTGGATCGAATATCATTCGGACGAGGATCTTTACGTCAATCTCGACGGCGAGCCGATTCGCACCCGCCATTTCCGAGCCGAATGCCGACCGAAGGCGCTGCGCGTCCATCTGGGGGCGACGGAGCTTCTTTCCACCCCAACCCCGACCGGATAG